In Zingiber officinale cultivar Zhangliang chromosome 8B, Zo_v1.1, whole genome shotgun sequence, a single genomic region encodes these proteins:
- the LOC122015352 gene encoding probable chromo domain-containing protein LHP1 isoform X1 — translation MYLVINYFDFYQQINNKPITRLRSGRRQPTADSRQQTDASVNGTAYAPMKEGGAVAGREDVEKDEEKEEEEEEEGEEEGEGELVGEGGEAPKLEDGFYEIEDIRKKRVRKGQIQYLIKWRGWPETANTWEPLENIQTCADIIEVFEERSRSPRSRKRKRRHGGPYGIAAQKKRCVQNEELKTILTSLNQIDSICNSVVGADAAKNNQQVERAEVVEKEIGESKNKSRDEEIEVTLSRVENGQSLEALNSTEQIGTNGHASLSPPCGREEDGSLDGFSKVECTQALQANIPTGAKRRKSGCVRRFTQGSVTGQQDEQQTVTARKETGPCGKGEKFENAHVSEFDDKNKLDDAGKSPPITKLLKPVRFYASVVNNVQQVSITFKALRSDGKEVLVDDKELKAKNPLLLISFYEQHIRYNPNQ, via the exons ATGTATTTGGTAATTAACTACTTTGATTTTTATCAGCAGATAAATAATAAACCAATTACCAGACTACGAAGTGGACGCCGACAGCCGACAGCCGACAGCCGACAGCAGACCGACGCCTCAGTGAACGGCACCGCCTACGCCCCTATGAAGGAGGGTGGCGCCGTCGCCGGACGGGAGGATGTGGAGAAAGATGAGgagaaagaggaggaggaggaggaggagggagaggaagagggagagggagaattAGTTGGAGAAGGAGGTGAAGCTCCCAAACTGGAGGACGGCTTCTACGAGATCGAAGACATCAGGAAGAAACGAGTTCGAAAGGGTCAAATCCAATACCTCATCAAGTG GCGAGGATGGCCGGAGACGGCCAACACCTGGGAGCCCTTAGAGAACATCCAGACCTGTGCCGATATCATCGAAGTTTTCGAAGAAAG ATCGAGGTCGCCTCGATCACGAAAGCGCAAGCGGAGACATGGAGGACCGTATGGTATCGCTGCCCAGAAGAAGCGCTGCGTCCAAAATGAGGAATTAAAAACGATTCTTACATCTCTCAATCAGATAGATTCCATTTGCAATTCAGTGGTAGGTGCTGATGCCGCTAAAAACAACCAACAAGTTGAGAGGGCAGAAGTAGTGGAGAAGGAAATTGGAGAGTCAAAGAACAAGAGCAGAGATGAGGAGATCGAGGTGACTTTATCTCGAGTGGAGAATGGACAGAGCCTAGAGGCTCTTAATTCAACAGAGCAGATTGGAACAAATGGACACGCTTCTTTGAGCCCTCCTTGTGGTCGGGAGGAGGATGGTTCATTGGATGGGTTCTCGAAGGTGGAATGCACCCAGGCACTACAGGCCAATATACCTACTGGTGCAAAGAGGAGGAAATCTGGGTGCGTGAGAAGGTTCACACAGGGTTCTGTAACAGGTCAACAGGATGAGCAGCAGACAGTAACTGCAAGAAAGGAAACTGGACCTTGTGGCAAAGGGGAAAAGTTTGAGAATGCACATGTTTCTGAATTTGATGACAAAAATAAGTTGGATGATGCTGGAAAGTCACCTCCAATCACCAAGCTTTTAAAGCCAGTTCGTTTCTATGCTTCTGTAGTAAACAATGTGCAACAAGTATCCATAACTTTCAAGGCTCTTAG ATCTGACGGAAAAGAAGTCCTTGTCGATGACAAAGAACTGAAAGCTAAAAACCCATTGTTG TTAATCAGTTTCTACGAGCAACACATTCGCTACAACCCAAACCAATGA
- the LOC122015352 gene encoding chromo domain-containing protein LHP1-like isoform X2, which produces MYLVINYFDFYQQINNKPITRLRSGRRQPTADSRQQTDASVNGTAYAPMKEGGAVAGREDVEKDEEKEEEEEEEGEEEGEGELVGEGGEAPKLEDGFYEIEDIRKKRVRKGQIQYLIKWRGWPETANTWEPLENIQTCADIIEVFEERSRSPRSRKRKRRHGGPYGIAAQKKRCVQNEELKTILTSLNQIDSICNSVVGADAAKNNQQVERAEVVEKEIGESKNKSRDEEIEVTLSRVENGQSLEALNSTEQIGTNGHASLSPPCGREEDGSLDGFSKVECTQALQANIPTGAKRRKSGCVRRFTQGSVTGQQDEQQTVTARKETGPCGKGEKFENAHVSEFDDKNKLDDAGKSPPITKLLKPVRFYASVVNNVQQVSITFKALRSTLV; this is translated from the exons ATGTATTTGGTAATTAACTACTTTGATTTTTATCAGCAGATAAATAATAAACCAATTACCAGACTACGAAGTGGACGCCGACAGCCGACAGCCGACAGCCGACAGCAGACCGACGCCTCAGTGAACGGCACCGCCTACGCCCCTATGAAGGAGGGTGGCGCCGTCGCCGGACGGGAGGATGTGGAGAAAGATGAGgagaaagaggaggaggaggaggaggagggagaggaagagggagagggagaattAGTTGGAGAAGGAGGTGAAGCTCCCAAACTGGAGGACGGCTTCTACGAGATCGAAGACATCAGGAAGAAACGAGTTCGAAAGGGTCAAATCCAATACCTCATCAAGTG GCGAGGATGGCCGGAGACGGCCAACACCTGGGAGCCCTTAGAGAACATCCAGACCTGTGCCGATATCATCGAAGTTTTCGAAGAAAG ATCGAGGTCGCCTCGATCACGAAAGCGCAAGCGGAGACATGGAGGACCGTATGGTATCGCTGCCCAGAAGAAGCGCTGCGTCCAAAATGAGGAATTAAAAACGATTCTTACATCTCTCAATCAGATAGATTCCATTTGCAATTCAGTGGTAGGTGCTGATGCCGCTAAAAACAACCAACAAGTTGAGAGGGCAGAAGTAGTGGAGAAGGAAATTGGAGAGTCAAAGAACAAGAGCAGAGATGAGGAGATCGAGGTGACTTTATCTCGAGTGGAGAATGGACAGAGCCTAGAGGCTCTTAATTCAACAGAGCAGATTGGAACAAATGGACACGCTTCTTTGAGCCCTCCTTGTGGTCGGGAGGAGGATGGTTCATTGGATGGGTTCTCGAAGGTGGAATGCACCCAGGCACTACAGGCCAATATACCTACTGGTGCAAAGAGGAGGAAATCTGGGTGCGTGAGAAGGTTCACACAGGGTTCTGTAACAGGTCAACAGGATGAGCAGCAGACAGTAACTGCAAGAAAGGAAACTGGACCTTGTGGCAAAGGGGAAAAGTTTGAGAATGCACATGTTTCTGAATTTGATGACAAAAATAAGTTGGATGATGCTGGAAAGTCACCTCCAATCACCAAGCTTTTAAAGCCAGTTCGTTTCTATGCTTCTGTAGTAAACAATGTGCAACAAGTATCCATAACTTTCAAGGCTCTTAG GTCAACTTTGGTCTGA
- the LOC122015971 gene encoding endonuclease V-like isoform X2, whose translation MGDSPDQGEDENFASYHQEWAKAQESLKERLVLEDDFSWGISSQESPSEDGSAREKLKYIGGVDISFLKKDPSLACGALVVLDSDTLNVVHEEFDVARLHVPYVPGFLAFREAPILLGLLDKMKFNAHPFYPQLLMVDGNGLLHPRGLGLACHLGVLANLPTIGIGKNLHHIDGLTQSEVRRCFEASGTYDEDLIPLIGKSGKTWGMAMHSSHSSSKPIYVSIGHRISLGSAIMIVKSSCKYRIPEPIRQADIRSKAFLQEFQGVTNLVKPSHSLPYS comes from the exons ATGGGAGATTCTCCCGATCAAGGAGAGGACGAAAATTTCGCATCGTATCATCAGGAATGGGCCAA AGCTCAGGAGTCGCTTAAGGAACGATTGGTCCTTGAGGATGATTTTTCGTGGGGAATATCCTCGCAAGAATCGCCTTCAGAGGATGGGTCAGCAAGGGAGAAGCTGAAGTACATCGGCGGTgttgatataagcttcttgaagaAGGATCCTTCGTTGGCGTGCGGTGCTCTCGTGGTGCTCGATTCTGATACTCTCAACGTTGTGCACGAAGAGTTTGATGTTGCCCGCCTGCATGTTCCTTATGTTCCTGGATTTCTTGCGTTCAGAGAA GCACCAATACTTTTGGGTCTTCTCGACAAGATGAAGTTCAACGCTCATCCTTTCTATCCTCAG TTACTGATGGTCGATGGCAATGGCTTACTTCATCCTCGAG GTCTTGGGTTAGCTTGCCATCTTGGTGTCTTGGCTAATCTTCCCACCATTGGAATTGGAAAAAAT TTGCATCACATTGATGGACTAACTCAGTCTGAAGTGAGACGATGCTTTGAAGCTAGTGGAACCTATGATGAGGATCTGATACCTTTGATCGGGAAGTCTGGAAAAACATGGGGAATG GCAATGCACTCCAGTCATTCCTCATCAAAACCTATATATGTGTCCATTGGTCATCGAATATCGCTTGGTTCTGCCATAATGATTGTCAAATCATCTTGCAAATATCGCATCCCTGAGCCTATTCGACAG GCTGATATTAGATCGAAGGCATTCCTTCAGGAGTTCCAAGGAGTAACTAATTTGGTGAAACCATCTCACAGTTTGCCTTATTCTTAA
- the LOC122015971 gene encoding endonuclease V-like isoform X1 — protein sequence MGDSPDQGEDENFASYHQEWANLLRAQESLKERLVLEDDFSWGISSQESPSEDGSAREKLKYIGGVDISFLKKDPSLACGALVVLDSDTLNVVHEEFDVARLHVPYVPGFLAFREAPILLGLLDKMKFNAHPFYPQLLMVDGNGLLHPRGLGLACHLGVLANLPTIGIGKNLHHIDGLTQSEVRRCFEASGTYDEDLIPLIGKSGKTWGMAMHSSHSSSKPIYVSIGHRISLGSAIMIVKSSCKYRIPEPIRQADIRSKAFLQEFQGVTNLVKPSHSLPYS from the exons ATGGGAGATTCTCCCGATCAAGGAGAGGACGAAAATTTCGCATCGTATCATCAGGAATGGGCCAA TCTTCTCAGAGCTCAGGAGTCGCTTAAGGAACGATTGGTCCTTGAGGATGATTTTTCGTGGGGAATATCCTCGCAAGAATCGCCTTCAGAGGATGGGTCAGCAAGGGAGAAGCTGAAGTACATCGGCGGTgttgatataagcttcttgaagaAGGATCCTTCGTTGGCGTGCGGTGCTCTCGTGGTGCTCGATTCTGATACTCTCAACGTTGTGCACGAAGAGTTTGATGTTGCCCGCCTGCATGTTCCTTATGTTCCTGGATTTCTTGCGTTCAGAGAA GCACCAATACTTTTGGGTCTTCTCGACAAGATGAAGTTCAACGCTCATCCTTTCTATCCTCAG TTACTGATGGTCGATGGCAATGGCTTACTTCATCCTCGAG GTCTTGGGTTAGCTTGCCATCTTGGTGTCTTGGCTAATCTTCCCACCATTGGAATTGGAAAAAAT TTGCATCACATTGATGGACTAACTCAGTCTGAAGTGAGACGATGCTTTGAAGCTAGTGGAACCTATGATGAGGATCTGATACCTTTGATCGGGAAGTCTGGAAAAACATGGGGAATG GCAATGCACTCCAGTCATTCCTCATCAAAACCTATATATGTGTCCATTGGTCATCGAATATCGCTTGGTTCTGCCATAATGATTGTCAAATCATCTTGCAAATATCGCATCCCTGAGCCTATTCGACAG GCTGATATTAGATCGAAGGCATTCCTTCAGGAGTTCCAAGGAGTAACTAATTTGGTGAAACCATCTCACAGTTTGCCTTATTCTTAA